The Deltaproteobacteria bacterium genome includes the window CGCGCCAGCTTCTCTTCATCTTCGATCAACAGTATTTTTGAACCCATACCCCATCCGTTTCACGTTATTCTTTTGCGCTGTCCTGATTTTCCATCACAGACCGCTTGATATTTTCTGCGGTTTTCGCCGCTGCGTCCATGGCATTGTTGACGGAGTCTTTCCCGAAATCGGGACCCGTAAAGACGTACCGGTATCCGCAGAAGAGCCCGATCACCAGCAGGGGCACCGTGACCCAGAAGAAGAGCAGCGTCAGGATCACCAAGATCGTGATGGAGATCGTCGTCTTGACTTCGCCGTCTTTCATCACCTGGATGCCGTTGATGTTCCCTCTGTGAATGAGCTGTCCGCAGAATGCGACAAACCGTCTGAACGGACCGTCCTCTCCTGCTCTGCGCGAATGTCCGTGGCCTGTGCGCTCCTTCGTCGATGCCGGTTCTCCGGTCTCGTCGTTCTTTTGGCTGCTGTAATAACCG containing:
- a CDS encoding DUF4342 domain-containing protein, whose translation is MITLEQVEKLRDRANVSYDEARAALEEANGDILEALIRLEKKGSVAPPPGGGYYSSQKNDETGEPASTKERTGHGHSRRAGEDGPFRRFVAFCGQLIHRGNINGIQVMKDGEVKTTISITILVILTLLFFWVTVPLLVIGLFCGYRYVFTGPDFGKDSVNNAMDAAAKTAENIKRSVMENQDSAKE